The proteins below come from a single Geobacillus thermoleovorans genomic window:
- a CDS encoding sugar ABC transporter ATP-binding protein, with product MRPLIDMRSIQKSFGANIVLNGVDFEVLPGEVHALMGENGAGKSTLIKVLTGIYERDGGTIVVNGREVHYRHPKEAERDGIVVIHQELNVIPTLTVAENIFLGREPKIGRTGVIRYKEMEQQAASYLRRLGMDLDPRELAGRLSVGKQQMIEIARAISTNAKCLIMDEPTAALTEREIQALFSVIRTLKQQGVAVVYISHRMEEIFTICDRISVLRDGQFIGTKRVKETNFDEIVQMMVGRQIGERFPKRRVTIGEERLRVERLTKKGLFENVSFSVRAGEVLGVAGLMGSGRTEIMEAIFGARPFDEGDIYIDGRPVRIRSPRQAVEHGIAMITEDRKQKGLILEMSVHENLTLPKLEQLATAGFIQSSKERDVVLTYIHLLNIKASSPDLPVKALSGGNQQKVVFGKWLAMNPRILILDEPTRGVDVGAKKEIYEVINELAAQGAAIIMISSELPEVLGMSDRVMVIHEGKVQAILENDGLDQETIMRAATGGNR from the coding sequence ATGAGGCCCTTGATTGACATGCGGTCGATTCAAAAATCGTTTGGCGCCAATATCGTTCTGAATGGCGTTGATTTTGAAGTGCTTCCTGGAGAAGTGCATGCGTTGATGGGAGAGAACGGAGCGGGGAAATCGACGCTCATCAAGGTGTTGACCGGCATTTATGAGCGGGATGGGGGAACGATTGTTGTCAACGGGCGCGAAGTGCATTACCGTCATCCGAAAGAGGCGGAACGCGACGGGATTGTCGTGATTCATCAAGAGTTGAATGTCATTCCAACATTGACGGTGGCCGAAAACATTTTTCTTGGCCGCGAGCCGAAAATCGGGAGAACGGGTGTCATTCGTTATAAAGAAATGGAGCAACAGGCCGCTTCCTATTTGCGGAGATTAGGGATGGACCTTGACCCACGAGAACTCGCCGGTCGGTTGTCTGTCGGAAAACAGCAAATGATCGAAATTGCCAGGGCCATTTCGACGAATGCGAAGTGCCTTATTATGGATGAACCGACAGCGGCGCTGACGGAACGGGAAATTCAGGCTTTATTTTCTGTTATTCGCACCTTGAAACAGCAAGGCGTCGCGGTTGTTTACATTTCACATCGGATGGAAGAGATTTTTACCATTTGCGACCGGATTTCGGTTCTCCGCGATGGCCAGTTCATCGGAACGAAACGAGTAAAGGAAACGAACTTCGATGAAATTGTTCAAATGATGGTCGGGCGGCAAATTGGGGAACGCTTTCCAAAACGGCGCGTCACCATTGGAGAAGAACGGCTGCGCGTAGAGCGGCTCACGAAAAAAGGGTTGTTTGAGAATGTATCGTTTTCCGTGCGAGCCGGTGAAGTGCTTGGTGTGGCGGGACTGATGGGATCGGGGCGAACCGAGATCATGGAAGCGATTTTCGGAGCCAGACCATTCGATGAAGGAGACATCTATATCGACGGGCGTCCTGTGCGCATCCGTTCTCCGCGCCAAGCCGTCGAACATGGCATCGCCATGATTACCGAAGACCGAAAGCAAAAAGGGCTCATTCTCGAGATGAGCGTCCATGAGAATTTGACCTTGCCGAAGTTGGAACAATTAGCAACAGCGGGATTCATCCAGTCATCGAAAGAACGGGACGTGGTGTTGACATACATTCATCTGTTGAATATTAAAGCCTCTTCCCCAGATTTACCCGTGAAAGCATTGAGCGGCGGGAATCAACAAAAAGTCGTATTCGGCAAATGGCTGGCGATGAACCCGCGCATCCTCATTTTGGATGAACCGACTCGCGGCGTGGATGTCGGGGCAAAGAAAGAGATTTATGAAGTGATCAATGAATTGGCTGCCCAAGGCGCCGCGATCATTATGATCTCTTCTGAACTGCCGGAAGTATTGGGCATGAGCGACCGCGTTATGGTCATCCATGAAGGGAAAGTGCAAGCGATCTTGGAAAACGACGGGTTGGATCAAGAAACCATCATGCGGGCGGCGACAGGGGGGAATCGATGA
- the rbsD gene encoding D-ribose pyranase, which translates to MKKSGILNKELNTLLASLGHTDTIVIADCGLPIPNEQARIDLSLVKGFPPFLSVLDAVVDELEIEAIVLAEEIKDQNPDLYESIRARMGGVPVQFVPHEQFKAMTKQAKAVIRTGEATPYANIILRSGVSFSSKDF; encoded by the coding sequence ATGAAAAAAAGCGGGATTTTGAATAAAGAATTGAACACGCTGCTTGCCTCGCTCGGGCACACCGATACGATCGTGATTGCCGATTGCGGGTTGCCGATTCCGAACGAACAGGCGCGCATCGACTTGTCTCTCGTCAAAGGGTTTCCGCCCTTTTTATCCGTGTTGGATGCGGTTGTTGATGAATTGGAAATTGAAGCAATCGTACTAGCCGAGGAGATCAAAGACCAGAATCCGGATCTATACGAAAGCATCAGGGCAAGAATGGGTGGTGTGCCTGTGCAGTTTGTTCCCCACGAACAATTCAAAGCGATGACGAAGCAGGCGAAAGCGGTGATTCGCACAGGAGAGGCAACCCCCTATGCCAATATCATTCTGCGTTCCGGTGTAAGTTTTTCATCGAAAGATTTCTGA